Proteins from one Deinococcus actinosclerus genomic window:
- a CDS encoding sensor histidine kinase translates to MNRIPFAQQVPHELRRSGRTLLFWQVFPLLWLAFLYYPVRAFLDAPHGPDAAALFWGLNTVFVGVFLRSFWGRPDPRWSLGGWALSVVTYALLLPLAPGGASAYLIYGGSMIGFQASTGLAAWLAILNVALMVLPFWNGTYAPGDLAWLAPNMLFTLVAAYGNHASFRRRVADAQLAAAHAEQERLAAEAERERIARDLHDLLGHTLSVIVLKSELAGKLAERHPARAAEEIREVERISREALGEVRAAVSGYRGSGLSAELARAKVALDAAGVRLTVGSALCTLPPATEAAAAMLLREAVTNVVRHARARTVDVTLVPQGRGWQLTVRDDGVGGLGPEGSGLTGMRERLRAIGGTLAREGRSGTTLTATLPGEDDRPALPVPAGARGRA, encoded by the coding sequence ATGAACCGCATTCCCTTCGCGCAGCAGGTGCCGCACGAACTGCGCCGATCGGGGCGCACGCTGCTGTTCTGGCAGGTGTTTCCGCTGCTGTGGCTGGCGTTCCTGTACTACCCGGTGAGGGCGTTTCTGGACGCGCCGCACGGGCCGGACGCAGCGGCGCTGTTCTGGGGCCTGAACACCGTGTTCGTGGGCGTGTTCCTGCGCAGCTTCTGGGGCCGCCCGGACCCGCGCTGGAGCCTGGGCGGCTGGGCGCTGAGCGTCGTGACGTACGCGCTGCTGCTGCCGCTCGCGCCGGGCGGGGCGAGCGCGTACCTGATCTACGGCGGCAGCATGATCGGCTTCCAGGCCAGCACGGGGCTGGCGGCGTGGCTGGCCATCCTGAACGTCGCGCTGATGGTGCTGCCCTTCTGGAACGGCACGTACGCGCCGGGGGACCTGGCGTGGCTGGCGCCGAACATGCTGTTCACGCTGGTGGCCGCGTACGGGAATCACGCGTCGTTCCGGCGGCGGGTGGCGGACGCGCAGCTGGCCGCCGCGCACGCCGAGCAGGAGCGCCTGGCCGCTGAGGCCGAGCGGGAGCGGATCGCGCGGGACCTGCACGACCTGCTGGGCCACACCCTGAGCGTGATCGTGCTGAAAAGCGAACTGGCCGGGAAGCTCGCGGAGCGCCATCCGGCGCGGGCCGCCGAGGAGATCCGCGAGGTGGAACGCATCAGCCGCGAGGCGCTGGGCGAGGTGCGCGCCGCCGTGAGCGGCTACCGCGGCAGCGGCCTGAGCGCCGAACTGGCCCGCGCCAAGGTGGCCCTGGACGCCGCCGGGGTGCGCCTGACGGTGGGGAGCGCCCTGTGCACCCTGCCGCCCGCGACCGAGGCGGCCGCCGCGATGCTGCTGCGCGAGGCGGTCACGAACGTGGTGCGGCACGCCCGCGCCCGCACGGTGGACGTGACGCTGGTGCCGCAGGGGCGCGGCTGGCAGTTGACCGTCCGCGACGACGGCGTGGGCGGCCTGGGCCCCGAGGGGAGCGGCCTGACCGGCATGCGCGAGCGGCTGCGCGCCATCGGGGGCACGCTGGCGCGCGAGGGGCGGAGCGGCACCACCCTGACCGCCACGCTGCCCGGCGAGGACGACCGCCCGGCCCTGCCGGTCCCGGCCGGGGCGCGGGGGCGCGCGTGA
- a CDS encoding LysM peptidoglycan-binding domain-containing protein, whose translation MGVRMWCGASWGRAALLGAVLTAGLTGVAGAGSYRVKAGDTLSGIAVRTGVSVAALRAANPRLKTADAVQAGWVLTVPTSSAPRAATPVKAGTYTVRAGDTLSGIAVRTGVSVAALRAANPRLKTADAVQAGWVLTVPTSTAARTAAAPVKAGTYVVRDGENLTVIARRFGLSLNQLLGANPQYRGGKAVWAGAKLVIPPRTASVTARAPVTVRATGSRPGRWAWPLPGYHAISSDYGERVLDGDPEMHYGVDIVAPQGTPVRAARSGRVLESRADFERGWGWTVVLEHPDGWITRYAHLSATLVKAGELVVQGQPVGRVGNTGRSTGTHLHFGTYLRWDPRDPLSLY comes from the coding sequence ATGGGCGTGCGGATGTGGTGTGGGGCGAGCTGGGGCCGGGCGGCGCTGCTGGGCGCGGTGCTGACGGCAGGACTGACGGGCGTGGCGGGCGCCGGGTCGTACCGCGTGAAGGCCGGGGACACCCTGAGTGGCATCGCCGTGCGGACGGGCGTCAGCGTGGCAGCCCTGCGCGCCGCGAACCCCCGCCTGAAGACCGCAGACGCCGTGCAGGCCGGATGGGTGCTGACCGTGCCCACCTCCTCTGCCCCGCGTGCCGCTACGCCCGTGAAGGCGGGCACGTACACCGTCCGGGCCGGGGACACCCTGAGCGGCATCGCCGTGCGGACGGGCGTCAGCGTGGCAGCCCTGCGCGCCGCGAACCCCCGCCTGAAGACCGCGGACGCCGTGCAGGCCGGGTGGGTGCTGACGGTCCCCACCTCCACCGCCGCGCGTACCGCCGCTGCGCCCGTGAAGGCGGGCACGTACGTCGTCCGGGATGGCGAGAACCTCACGGTCATCGCGCGCCGCTTCGGGCTGAGCCTCAATCAGCTGCTGGGAGCCAACCCCCAGTACCGGGGCGGGAAGGCCGTGTGGGCGGGCGCGAAACTGGTCATTCCGCCCCGCACCGCGTCCGTCACGGCGCGCGCCCCGGTGACCGTCCGGGCGACCGGCAGCCGACCGGGCCGCTGGGCGTGGCCGCTGCCTGGCTACCACGCCATCAGCAGCGACTACGGCGAGCGCGTGCTGGACGGCGATCCCGAGATGCACTACGGGGTGGACATCGTCGCGCCGCAGGGCACGCCGGTGCGCGCGGCGCGCTCGGGCCGGGTGCTGGAATCCCGCGCGGACTTCGAGCGGGGCTGGGGCTGGACGGTCGTGCTGGAACACCCGGACGGCTGGATCACCCGCTACGCGCACCTGAGCGCCACGCTCGTGAAGGCCGGGGAACTCGTCGTGCAGGGCCAGCCGGTCGGGCGGGTGGGCAACACGGGCCGCAGCACGGGCACGCACCTGCATTTCGGCACGTACCTCCGCTGGGATCCGCGCGACCCGCTGAGCCTGTACTGA
- the aguB gene encoding N-carbamoylputrescine amidase gives MSPETVKLAVVQMHVTDQLEDNVSRAAQHVRDAAAQGAQVILLPELFENLYFCQVEREDYFDLAHPLDGHPFVGRFQELARELGVVLPLSYFEKAGQAHYNSLVCIDADGTLLGNYRKTHIPDGPGYEEKYYFNPGDTGFKVWDTRYGRVGVGICWDQWYPETARVMMLQGADFLLYPTAIGSEPAEVESPNSHHMWQRAMIGHAVSNSTYVAAANRIGTERVGDLEQTYYGHTFISDYTGELVAEFGDSEEGPLLHTLNLKEARKFRAGMGFFRDRRPELYGALLTTDGVTRRG, from the coding sequence ATGAGCCCCGAGACCGTGAAGTTGGCCGTCGTGCAGATGCACGTCACCGATCAGCTCGAAGACAACGTCAGCCGCGCCGCCCAGCACGTGCGTGACGCGGCCGCGCAGGGCGCGCAGGTGATCCTGCTGCCCGAACTGTTCGAGAACCTGTACTTCTGCCAGGTGGAACGCGAGGACTACTTCGATCTCGCCCACCCGCTCGACGGGCACCCGTTCGTGGGCCGCTTCCAGGAACTGGCCCGTGAACTGGGTGTGGTGCTGCCCCTGTCGTACTTCGAGAAGGCCGGGCAGGCGCACTACAACAGCCTCGTGTGCATCGACGCGGACGGCACGCTGCTGGGCAACTACCGCAAGACGCACATCCCCGACGGGCCCGGCTACGAGGAGAAGTACTACTTCAACCCGGGCGACACCGGCTTCAAGGTGTGGGACACCCGATATGGGCGCGTGGGCGTGGGCATCTGCTGGGACCAGTGGTACCCGGAGACCGCGCGCGTGATGATGCTCCAGGGCGCGGATTTCCTGCTGTACCCCACCGCGATCGGCAGCGAGCCCGCCGAGGTGGAGTCCCCGAACAGCCACCACATGTGGCAGCGCGCCATGATCGGTCACGCCGTGAGCAACTCCACGTACGTGGCGGCCGCGAACCGCATCGGCACCGAACGGGTCGGGGACCTCGAGCAGACGTACTACGGGCACACCTTCATCAGCGACTACACGGGCGAGCTGGTCGCCGAGTTCGGTGACAGCGAGGAAGGCCCGCTGCTGCACACCCTGAACCTGAAAGAGGCCCGGAAGTTCCGTGCGGGCATGGGCTTCTTCCGTGACCGCCGCCCCGAACTGTACGGCGCGCTCCTGACGACCGACGGCGTCACCCGCCGCGGGTAA
- the truA gene encoding tRNA pseudouridine(38-40) synthase TruA, with translation MTERPAPTDPRPDYQPPAGHRRLHLTAAWDGAPFAGWQSQPGVASVQDTLHAAFTALGAAAFRPVAAGRTDAGVHAEAMPAHVDVPDTFRVPTTKLARALNAHLPPTVAVLHAAEAPAGFHARFSCTERQYVYRLLAHPQRHPLWHGRALHVPHPLDAAAMNAAAAALTGTHDFAAFATQEDRQTVRELRVLRVQPGPLIWEIHVHGESFLRHMVRGLVGTLLLAGQGRLSPAQAGDILHSRQRSQAGANVPAHGLSFTGARYERFEASAT, from the coding sequence ATGACCGAGCGCCCCGCCCCCACCGACCCGCGCCCGGACTACCAGCCGCCCGCCGGGCACCGCCGCCTCCACCTGACCGCCGCGTGGGACGGCGCGCCGTTCGCCGGGTGGCAGTCCCAGCCGGGCGTGGCGAGCGTGCAGGACACCCTCCACGCCGCGTTCACGGCGCTGGGTGCGGCCGCGTTCCGGCCGGTCGCGGCGGGCCGCACCGACGCCGGCGTGCACGCCGAGGCCATGCCTGCACACGTGGACGTGCCCGACACCTTCCGGGTGCCCACCACGAAACTCGCCCGGGCGCTGAACGCCCACCTGCCGCCCACCGTGGCGGTCCTGCACGCTGCCGAGGCGCCCGCCGGCTTCCACGCGCGCTTCTCCTGCACCGAGCGGCAGTACGTGTACCGCCTGTTGGCCCACCCGCAGCGGCACCCGCTGTGGCACGGGCGCGCCCTGCACGTCCCCCACCCGCTGGACGCGGCCGCCATGAACGCCGCCGCCGCCGCGCTGACCGGCACGCACGACTTCGCGGCGTTCGCCACGCAGGAGGACCGCCAGACGGTGCGCGAACTGCGGGTGCTGCGCGTGCAGCCCGGCCCGCTGATCTGGGAGATCCACGTGCACGGCGAGAGTTTCCTGCGGCACATGGTGCGCGGCCTCGTGGGCACCCTGCTGCTGGCCGGGCAGGGCCGCCTGAGCCCCGCGCAGGCCGGGGACATCCTGCACTCGCGGCAGCGGTCCCAGGCAGGCGCGAACGTCCCCGCGCACGGCCTGTCCTTCACCGGGGCGCGCTACGAGAGATTCGAAGCCAGCGCCACGTAG
- the surE gene encoding 5'/3'-nucleotidase SurE, whose translation MTTQRPRVLVANDDGIFSPGIKALAQAMSTFADVIVSAPDVEQSAVGHGITIRRPLRFKHTASAGFGDIPAYRVDGTPADCVVLGLHLTGKPDLVVSGINLGPNLGDDLTHSGTVAAAIEGMSFGVPAIAFSQRATPAGEYDFAPGAAYASRLAQTVLARGLPPRTLLNVNFPARTPTGVRVTRVGEHRWEDRLITRHDPEGREYHWVSGTSTAPDAHDPDTDYGAVEAGLISVTPVRIDLTARDLMTDLQAALPGL comes from the coding sequence ATGACCACCCAGCGCCCCCGCGTGCTCGTCGCCAACGACGACGGCATCTTCAGCCCTGGCATCAAGGCCCTGGCGCAGGCCATGAGCACCTTCGCGGACGTGATCGTCAGCGCCCCCGACGTGGAACAGAGCGCGGTCGGGCACGGCATCACCATCCGCCGCCCGCTGCGCTTCAAGCACACCGCCAGCGCCGGTTTCGGCGACATTCCCGCCTACCGCGTGGACGGCACGCCCGCCGACTGCGTCGTGCTGGGCCTTCACCTGACCGGGAAGCCCGACCTGGTCGTCAGCGGCATCAACCTCGGCCCGAACCTGGGCGACGACCTGACGCACTCCGGCACCGTCGCCGCCGCCATCGAGGGCATGAGCTTCGGCGTGCCCGCCATCGCCTTCAGTCAGCGCGCCACGCCCGCCGGGGAGTACGACTTCGCACCCGGCGCCGCGTACGCCTCCCGCCTCGCCCAGACCGTCCTGGCCCGCGGCCTGCCCCCCCGCACGCTGCTGAACGTCAACTTCCCCGCACGCACCCCCACGGGCGTGCGCGTCACCCGCGTCGGCGAGCACCGCTGGGAGGACCGCCTGATCACCCGCCACGACCCCGAGGGCCGCGAGTACCACTGGGTGTCCGGCACCAGCACCGCCCCCGACGCGCACGACCCCGACACCGACTACGGCGCGGTCGAGGCCGGCCTGATCAGTGTCACGCCCGTCCGCATCGACCTGACCGCCCGCGACCTGATGACCGACCTGCAAGCGGCACTGCCCGGCCTGTAA
- a CDS encoding class I SAM-dependent methyltransferase, which yields MTDTGNGSGQGGAHAGIGTYYAQDREHDRLTRGLGLIEFTRTLELLSLLLPPCPAVIADIGAGTGVYARELLNAGYAVHALDATPGHVARLRVDPTLERLSSVALGDARTLPYPDGSVDAALLLGPLYHLTDPRDRARALAEAARVLRPGGVVLAAAITRAADIAGDFTKEGSALDEAYARPIREHTYRTGVHRNPEHRRGHFTDAYFHHPHELAGELAGAGAGFRDVSVYAVEGPAALLRDPDAAMRDPDRREGILRALRLTERDPALLGVSPHLLAAGVRGE from the coding sequence ATGACGGACACAGGGAACGGCAGCGGTCAGGGTGGCGCGCACGCGGGCATCGGCACGTACTACGCGCAGGACCGCGAGCATGACCGCCTGACGCGCGGGCTGGGCCTGATCGAGTTCACGCGGACCCTGGAACTGCTGAGTCTGCTGCTGCCCCCCTGCCCGGCCGTGATCGCGGACATCGGCGCGGGGACCGGCGTGTACGCGCGGGAACTGCTGAATGCCGGGTACGCGGTGCACGCCCTGGACGCCACGCCGGGGCACGTGGCGCGCCTGAGGGTGGACCCCACGCTGGAGCGCCTGAGTTCCGTGGCGCTGGGCGACGCCCGCACGCTGCCCTACCCGGACGGCAGTGTGGACGCGGCGCTGCTGCTGGGGCCGCTGTACCACCTGACCGACCCGCGTGACCGGGCCCGCGCGCTGGCGGAGGCGGCGCGCGTCCTGCGGCCCGGCGGGGTGGTGCTGGCCGCCGCGATCACCCGCGCCGCCGACATCGCCGGGGACTTCACGAAGGAGGGCAGCGCGCTGGACGAGGCGTACGCGCGGCCCATCCGCGAGCACACCTACCGCACCGGCGTGCACCGCAACCCCGAGCACCGGCGCGGGCACTTCACGGACGCGTACTTCCACCACCCGCACGAACTGGCGGGGGAACTGGCGGGCGCGGGCGCCGGCTTCCGGGACGTGAGCGTGTACGCCGTCGAGGGACCCGCCGCGCTGCTGCGCGACCCGGACGCCGCCATGCGCGACCCAGATCGGCGCGAAGGCATCCTGCGCGCCCTGCGCCTGACCGAACGCGACCCGGCGCTGCTGGGCGTCAGCCCGCACCTGCTGGCCGCCGGGGTGCGGGGGGAGTGA
- a CDS encoding cytochrome P450, giving the protein MTSPLATLSPEQQRVQATVQALWHPDTARNPHPAYEAVRALDPAGVVSPAGWGAAFATSHALNSAVLRSSAARSGAIISQVPADTASIRLLQPMMLFHNGPSHARLRGLVQAAFTPRVVAEQRDLIRAQVNALLDELPTDQEVDLVAGLAAPLPARVIMHMLGLRGEDEAKFIRWTQSVADLLAGETGSPELMARLEADAQEMRAYFRTLADDLRAHPQPGLLSALASAEDGGERLSSDELLANAVLLLAAGHETTSNLIPGALLDLHRQPEAWAALVARPDHPNVPDELLRVVSPVQLDGRTLAEAVTLPAGGGGTVTLHAGTHVQTMLAAANRDPEVFPHPDRIDWERPNSARHLAFAAGPHYCLGAPLARLEIAEVFRALATRFPNLRVTDPNPPFKANLILRGPRELRVQLG; this is encoded by the coding sequence ATGACCAGCCCCCTGGCAACCCTGAGTCCCGAGCAGCAGCGTGTGCAGGCGACCGTGCAGGCCCTGTGGCACCCGGACACCGCCCGCAACCCGCACCCGGCGTACGAGGCCGTCCGGGCGCTCGACCCGGCGGGCGTGGTCAGCCCGGCCGGGTGGGGGGCGGCCTTCGCCACGTCGCACGCGCTGAACAGCGCGGTGCTGCGCTCCTCGGCGGCGCGCAGCGGGGCGATCATCTCGCAGGTGCCGGCCGACACGGCCAGCATCCGGCTGCTGCAACCCATGATGCTGTTCCACAACGGGCCGTCGCACGCGCGGCTGCGGGGACTGGTGCAGGCGGCGTTCACGCCGCGCGTGGTGGCCGAGCAGCGCGACCTGATCCGCGCGCAGGTGAACGCCCTGCTCGACGAGCTGCCCACGGATCAGGAGGTGGATCTGGTGGCCGGACTGGCCGCGCCGCTCCCCGCGCGGGTGATCATGCACATGCTGGGCCTGCGCGGCGAGGACGAGGCGAAGTTCATCCGCTGGACCCAGAGCGTCGCCGACCTGCTCGCCGGGGAGACGGGCAGCCCCGAACTGATGGCCCGCCTGGAAGCCGACGCGCAGGAGATGCGCGCCTACTTCCGCACCCTGGCGGACGACCTGCGCGCCCACCCGCAACCGGGCCTCCTGAGCGCCCTGGCCTCGGCCGAGGACGGCGGGGAGCGCCTGAGCAGCGACGAACTGCTCGCGAACGCGGTCCTGCTCCTGGCCGCAGGACACGAGACGACCAGCAACCTGATCCCCGGCGCGCTGCTCGACCTGCACCGCCAGCCGGAGGCCTGGGCGGCTCTGGTGGCCCGCCCGGACCACCCGAACGTCCCCGACGAACTGCTGCGCGTGGTGTCCCCCGTTCAGCTCGACGGACGGACGCTGGCCGAGGCGGTCACGCTGCCGGCCGGCGGGGGCGGCACGGTCACGCTGCACGCGGGCACGCACGTGCAGACCATGCTGGCCGCCGCGAACCGCGATCCCGAGGTCTTCCCCCACCCCGACCGCATCGACTGGGAGCGCCCGAACAGCGCCCGGCACCTCGCGTTCGCGGCGGGCCCCCACTACTGCCTGGGCGCCCCGCTGGCCCGCCTGGAAATCGCGGAGGTCTTCCGCGCCCTCGCCACCCGCTTCCCGAACCTGCGCGTGACCGACCCGAACCCGCCCTTCAAGGCGAACCTGATCCTGCGCGGGCCGCGCGAACTGCGCGTGCAGCTGGGCTGA
- a CDS encoding response regulator transcription factor gives MIRVLLAEDQALVRGALSALLSLEGDLDVVGAAADGEAAWEGVLSLRPDVLVTDIEMPRLSGLDLAARVSRDAPGTQVVIVTTFARGGYLRRALEVGARGYLLKDAPAAELAAAIRQVHAGGRAVAPQLAAEAWGERDPLTERERQVLREAEGGASTAAIAAALGLSEGTVRNYLSEAIGKLGAETRVEAARAAREKGWL, from the coding sequence GTGATCCGCGTGCTGCTGGCCGAGGATCAGGCCCTGGTGCGCGGCGCGCTCTCGGCGCTGCTGTCGCTGGAGGGCGACCTGGACGTGGTGGGCGCCGCTGCCGACGGCGAGGCCGCCTGGGAGGGCGTGCTGAGCCTGCGGCCCGACGTGCTGGTCACGGACATCGAGATGCCGCGCCTGAGCGGGCTGGACCTCGCGGCGCGGGTCTCGCGGGACGCGCCGGGCACGCAGGTGGTGATCGTCACGACGTTCGCGCGCGGTGGCTACCTGCGCCGCGCGCTGGAGGTGGGCGCGCGCGGGTACCTCCTCAAGGACGCCCCGGCGGCCGAACTGGCCGCCGCGATCCGGCAGGTGCACGCCGGGGGCCGCGCCGTGGCCCCGCAGCTGGCCGCGGAAGCCTGGGGAGAGCGTGATCCGCTGACCGAACGGGAACGGCAGGTGCTGCGCGAGGCCGAGGGGGGCGCGAGCACCGCCGCGATTGCCGCCGCGCTGGGCCTGTCGGAGGGCACGGTACGCAACTACCTGTCCGAGGCGATCGGAAAGCTGGGCGCCGAGACCCGCGTGGAGGCCGCCCGCGCCGCCCGGGAGAAGGGCTGGCTGTAA
- a CDS encoding winged helix-turn-helix domain-containing protein, whose translation MPRVWTRLEDPSAARLALHPDYAHLLGLLMTREWTAAGLARHLHRPLNATHHRLTRLRRAGLAVTRAEPRRGRAVQHYRAVSDAFLIPYHRTTLGSLEDLIGLHEDSFNAVFHRAVVQAGLPLVQREEDIAVRLYTTPGGTRMDITPRAGSFDLLDLLRDDAPALTANWGTLHLTREDAKALQRDLQALLTRYGARNGPDAYLYRLNLAPAGGAEER comes from the coding sequence ATGCCGCGAGTCTGGACGCGCCTGGAAGATCCGTCTGCCGCCCGGCTGGCGCTGCACCCCGACTACGCGCACCTGCTGGGCCTGCTGATGACCCGCGAGTGGACGGCCGCGGGGCTCGCCCGGCACCTGCACCGGCCCCTGAACGCCACGCACCACCGCCTCACGCGGCTCAGGCGCGCCGGGCTGGCCGTCACCCGCGCCGAGCCCCGCCGGGGCCGGGCCGTGCAGCACTACCGCGCGGTGTCCGACGCGTTCCTGATCCCCTATCACCGCACCACGCTGGGCAGCCTGGAGGACCTGATCGGCCTGCACGAGGACAGCTTCAACGCCGTGTTCCACCGCGCGGTCGTGCAGGCGGGCCTGCCGCTCGTGCAGCGCGAGGAGGACATCGCCGTGCGCCTGTACACCACGCCGGGCGGCACGCGCATGGACATCACGCCCCGCGCCGGGAGCTTCGACCTGCTCGACCTGCTGCGTGACGACGCCCCGGCCCTGACCGCCAACTGGGGCACCCTCCACCTGACGCGCGAGGACGCCAAGGCCCTGCAACGCGACCTCCAGGCGCTCCTGACCCGTTACGGCGCGCGGAACGGTCCGGACGCGTACCTGTACCGCCTGAACCTCGCCCCGGCCGGCGGCGCGGAGGAACGCTAG
- a CDS encoding SRPBCC family protein, with protein sequence MPSRSFELNVDLPVPGQEVLAFLLDLKRHVGLHALMVSAQPVGAGVDARGRPWTDWVVTDTLPLGPWRVPLRYPARLTAGDGEAWSAVRAALGTRLTVHWRVVDRPGGGSRLTEVTTVTAPRVTLGFAVGQARAAHEATFVRLPGVLAAQ encoded by the coding sequence GTGCCGTCCCGTTCGTTCGAGCTGAATGTGGACCTGCCCGTGCCGGGGCAGGAAGTCCTGGCATTCCTGCTGGATCTGAAGCGCCACGTGGGGCTGCACGCGCTGATGGTGTCGGCGCAGCCGGTGGGGGCGGGCGTGGACGCGCGGGGCCGCCCGTGGACGGACTGGGTAGTCACGGACACGCTGCCGCTGGGGCCGTGGCGCGTGCCGCTGCGGTATCCGGCGCGCCTGACGGCAGGGGACGGGGAGGCGTGGTCGGCGGTGCGCGCGGCGCTGGGTACGCGCCTGACCGTGCACTGGCGGGTGGTGGACCGGCCGGGCGGCGGGTCGCGCTTGACCGAGGTGACGACCGTGACGGCCCCCCGGGTGACGCTGGGGTTCGCGGTGGGGCAGGCGCGCGCGGCGCACGAGGCGACGTTCGTGCGCCTGCCGGGTGTGCTGGCCGCGCAGTGA
- a CDS encoding class I SAM-dependent methyltransferase — translation MTLEPLKPHSREWYARLARELGGYRHPWARVLDGPDPELTFDALLAERLGPGVRVLEAGCGHGPDAARFASGVGRWAAFDMVPELAAQARANAPHADIHEWNVKGEVPPGLRGPFDLIVSRRGPTAVIGRLPELAAPGAEFLYVGPRLDVPQVPGRLAAVGWAVRGEWRVSVRARVPTRQDWATRCEWMTEPGRVPEWDAHAGPDGLPYREERYVALASNLS, via the coding sequence ATGACCCTCGAACCACTGAAGCCGCATTCCCGGGAATGGTACGCGCGGCTGGCGCGTGAGCTGGGCGGGTACCGGCATCCGTGGGCACGGGTGCTGGACGGCCCGGACCCGGAGTTGACGTTCGATGCGCTGCTCGCGGAGCGGCTGGGGCCGGGCGTACGGGTGCTGGAGGCCGGGTGCGGACACGGGCCGGACGCGGCGCGGTTCGCATCCGGGGTGGGGCGCTGGGCGGCGTTCGACATGGTGCCGGAGCTGGCAGCGCAGGCGCGAGCGAACGCCCCGCACGCGGACATTCACGAGTGGAACGTGAAGGGCGAGGTCCCGCCCGGACTGCGTGGTCCGTTCGACCTGATCGTGTCACGCCGGGGGCCGACGGCGGTGATCGGGCGGCTGCCGGAACTCGCCGCGCCGGGCGCGGAGTTCCTGTACGTCGGGCCGCGCCTAGACGTGCCGCAGGTGCCCGGGCGGCTGGCGGCAGTGGGCTGGGCGGTGCGGGGCGAGTGGCGGGTCAGCGTGCGGGCGCGCGTGCCCACACGGCAGGACTGGGCGACCCGCTGCGAGTGGATGACCGAGCCGGGGCGGGTGCCCGAGTGGGACGCGCACGCCGGGCCGGACGGTCTCCCCTACCGCGAGGAGCGCTACGTGGCGCTGGCTTCGAATCTCTCGTAG
- a CDS encoding antibiotic biosynthesis monooxygenase, translating into MQVHYAEGKGEAARAALHAFLNTLPEYPGFLGAELLLSPAQPELTLVASRWAGEVPPVPVPDSVRAWVFQVQASR; encoded by the coding sequence ATGCAGGTGCACTACGCCGAGGGGAAGGGCGAGGCGGCCCGCGCAGCCCTGCACGCCTTCCTGAACACCCTGCCCGAGTACCCGGGGTTCCTGGGGGCGGAGCTGCTCCTATCCCCCGCCCAGCCGGAGTTGACACTGGTGGCGAGCCGCTGGGCGGGCGAGGTGCCGCCCGTGCCGGTGCCGGACAGCGTGCGCGCCTGGGTGTTCCAGGTGCAGGCGAGCCGATAG
- a CDS encoding zinc-dependent alcohol dehydrogenase family protein, with amino-acid sequence MRAAVYEQFQHRPEIRTVPDPVPTPDGVVLEVGATGVCRSDWHGWMGHDPDIRLPHVPGHEIAGTVVAVGADVRRWRPGDRVTLPFVAGCGRCAECQAGQQQVCEQQFQPGFTHWGSFAPFVGIHYAEQNLVRLPDSLDFVTAASLGCRFATSFRAVAQQGRVRGGEWLAVHGCGGVGLSAVMIGRALGARVVAVDIDDAKLARARELGAEVTVNSRHVPDTVQAVRDLTGGGAHVSLDALGHPQTAFNSVANLRRRGRHVQVGLLLSDQSRPALPMDAVIARELELYGSHGMAAHTYPEMLGMIESGLLNPAALIGERLSLEGGIEALVTMDRFAGTGVNVIDRF; translated from the coding sequence ATGCGCGCCGCCGTGTACGAGCAGTTCCAGCACCGCCCCGAGATCCGCACGGTGCCCGACCCGGTCCCCACCCCGGACGGCGTGGTGCTGGAGGTCGGCGCGACCGGCGTGTGCCGCAGCGACTGGCACGGCTGGATGGGCCACGACCCGGACATCCGCCTGCCGCACGTGCCCGGGCACGAGATCGCCGGGACGGTCGTGGCGGTCGGCGCGGACGTGCGCCGCTGGCGGCCCGGCGACCGGGTGACGCTGCCGTTCGTGGCGGGCTGCGGCCGCTGCGCCGAGTGTCAGGCGGGACAGCAGCAGGTGTGCGAGCAGCAGTTCCAGCCGGGCTTCACGCACTGGGGGTCGTTCGCGCCGTTCGTGGGCATCCACTACGCCGAGCAGAATCTGGTGCGCCTGCCCGACAGCCTGGATTTCGTGACGGCGGCCAGCCTGGGCTGCCGCTTCGCCACGTCGTTCCGGGCGGTCGCGCAGCAGGGCCGGGTGCGGGGCGGCGAGTGGCTGGCCGTGCACGGCTGCGGCGGCGTGGGCCTGTCGGCGGTCATGATCGGCCGGGCGCTGGGCGCGCGCGTGGTGGCCGTGGATATCGACGACGCGAAGCTGGCTCGCGCCCGTGAACTGGGCGCGGAGGTCACGGTGAACAGCCGCCACGTCCCCGACACCGTGCAGGCGGTGCGGGACCTCACGGGCGGGGGCGCGCACGTGTCACTGGACGCGCTGGGGCACCCGCAGACGGCGTTCAACTCGGTCGCGAACCTGCGGCGGCGCGGGCGGCACGTGCAGGTGGGCCTGCTGCTGAGCGATCAGAGCCGCCCGGCCCTGCCGATGGACGCCGTGATCGCGCGCGAACTGGAGCTCTACGGCAGTCACGGCATGGCGGCCCACACGTACCCGGAGATGCTGGGCATGATCGAGTCGGGCCTGCTGAACCCCGCCGCGCTGATCGGCGAGCGCCTCTCGCTCGAAGGTGGGATCGAGGCGCTGGTGACCATGGACCGCTTCGCCGGGACGGGCGTGAACGTCATCGACCGCTTCTAG